The genomic DNA CTGACTTCGAAGCAGCTAAACAAGAAGGAACCATCGAAAGCGGTATCTCGACTGCATTTTTTATCAAAGAGGACATTGTGCGATTGGCTGAAAAAACGCTCATTGCAGTTTCAGACGATGAGTATCGTCCGGCAATGACGGGTATATTGCTCCAATTCAGAGAAAACTACGTCAATGCAGTTTCGACTGACAGTTACAGATTGGTAAAAGCTACTGTTCATGCAGACAAAGTATCATTCCCACAGAATTTCGATGTTATTTTGCCTTCAAAATCAATGGAACTTTTGGTCAAAACTGATAGCGATTTGATTATGTCATTCATAGAATCATTCGGCAAAGTCACTCATGCTCGTTTTGATGCCGGAAACACGATTTTCATTACTCGTGTAATCAACGAAAAATTCCCGCCATACGAGTCGGTTATTCCTCAGAATAATGCAATATTGCTCACTGTTGACAGAAAGCAAGTCCTTTTGGCAATCAAGAGTGTGTCGTTATTTGCGAATAATATCACAAAGCAAATCAAACTTCATGCAGTTAATAACACATTGACTCTACATGCCGAAGACGAAGAAACAGGCAAGAGCGGCAAACGCGAATTGCCATGCGATTTGAATCACGAATCATTCGAAATTGGTTTCAATTTCAAATATCTCGAAGAAGCATTCAATAACGTTGAGGAAAGCGAAACTGAAGATAATTTGGTCATTATGTCATTTTCTGAGCCAAATAAGCCCGCTCTTATCAGACCAAAATCCGAAAAAGAAGAATTGCTCATGCTTGTAATGCCTGTCAGAATATCATAATTTGTAATATATGATTTGCCCCGAGGTTCATTTTCAAATTATCTCGGGGCATTTTTTTATTTTGAATGAAAATCCATAAAATCCATATTGTAAATTTGAGAAATCATGCTGATAATTTGATAGAATTATCACCATCGACCAATATTATTCATGGCTTAAACGGTTCCGGTAAGACTACGATTCTCGAGTCGGTTGCTTTGGCATCGCACTCGAAAAGTTTTCAACCCACTGATGATAAAAATTTGATTCGTTGGGCAGAGAATCGATATTTTGTGAATGTCTTTGCTGATTACGATATGGATATAGCTTACGAAATCAGCATCAATTATAATCGTGGCAGCCGTAAGCAAATCAATTCATCGAAAGGTGAAAATTTATACCCCAAAGACATTATTGGCGAAATGCCGATTGTGATTTTGACTCCCGATTATAAAGCGATTACTTTCGGCAGCCCGCAAGACCGCCGCCAATTCATTGATACAGTGCTTTCCCAAGCTTCTAAATATTATGTTGATGCTATTTTGAAGCAAAAAAAATACTTGAAGCACCGCAACGCAATCTTAGGACAATTTGCAAGGGAACACAGGATTGATGAAAAATTATTAGCTACTGCCACAGATTTTTTCATCAGTTATAGCAGCGACGTAATTTATAAACGATTCCAATTCATCAACGAATTTATTCCGTTCTTTAAGCAATCTTATGCCGAAATTACCGATTCAGCCGAACTTGTAGAATTGCGATACAAGCCTGATAATATCGAATTCAGCCCATCGGCAAAAATTGAAAAATCTGAGATTACGGAACAACTCGTCAAAGCATCAAAAAATTTATATCAAAATGAACTCCGACGTGGTACAACGTTGTTCGGACCTCAGAAAGATGATATAGACATATTCATCAATCAAGGATTGGCGAAAGATGCCGCATCGCAAGGGCAACATAAGAGTTTGTTGATTTCGCTCAAATTTGCGGAATTTGAATTTCTCAAGACCGTGGTGAGGGAGACCCCAATTATTTTGCTCGATGATATTTTCAGCGAGCTCGATGCAGCCAGGTCTCAAAAAGTGTTGGAGCTTTTGCTCACGAAAAATGCTCAAACATTGATAACAGTTACAGAACCTGATAAATTCTTAAATTGGCAAAAGGATAAATCAAATTTCAAGATTATTTCATTATCGGAAGGTCGAATAGTGACATGAGCAGCGATAAGAACATAAACCCACTCAATAAATTGGTCGAACAATTTGCAGCAAGCAGAGGATTGACCGAGTTATATATTTTGGGCGAAATTCAATATTATTGGGAAGATTTGCTCGGCAAAGCGTTCGCAAAGCAAGTTCATGCCGTCAGACTTAAAGATAAGAAGCTCTATCTCACCACCCAATCAGCTTCTCACAGAATGGAATTAGAAATTCGTAAAAACGAAATAAAAGATTTGATAAATGCGAAAATAGGCAAAGGAATTGTCGTTTCCGAAGTGGTTATCAGGTAAAAATTTCGTAAATTTGTAAGTTTAGTATTAACACAAATTGCAGGAACTTTAATGAAAGAGAATGAAATCTTGCCGGAAATGGCAAGCCGTAATGATTATAGTGAGGATAGTATTAAAGTATTAGAGGGGCTGGAAGCTGTTCGGAAGCGCCCCGCTATGTACATTGGCGATACAGGCGAAAGAGGCTTGCATCACCTTATTCAAGAAGTCGTAGATAATTCGATAGATGAAGCTTTAGCAGGTTTTTGCAAAAACATCACTGTTAAAATTCACAAAAATGGCGCTTGTTCCGTGCAAGATGATGGTCGTGGCATTCCGACAGGACCACACCCGATTAAGAAGATTTCCACATTGCAAGTCGTCATGTGTACTCTTCATGCCGGCGGGAAATTTGACAAAAACACATACAAAGTATCCGGTGGTTTGCATGGTGTTGGTGTTTCATGCGTTAACGCTCTATCAGAATATGCTGAAGTCGTAGTAAAACGCGATGGTAAAGAATTCAGGCAAACATATGCTGAAGGTATCCCAACTTCGGAAGTAATCGAAGTCGGCAAAACTGATGACAGAGGAACTTACGTTTACTTTGTTCCCGATAAGACTTTATTCAAAACTGTCGAATTCAAATATGACAAAACCTCCGAAAGATTGCGCGAACTTGCATTCCTGAACCCCGAAGTCACAATCACATTTATTGACGAAAGACCCGAAGATGGACAAATTGAAGATGTTTTCCATTACGAAGGTGGTATCGTTGATTTTGTAAAATATATTGACAGCCACAATTCGCAATTAGTTGATATTATTTATATCAAAGGCGTAGAGCCCGGTGAAACCGGAGCCGAAACAGTAGCTGAAATTGCCTTTCAATACAATAATGCCTATAATGAAAATGTAATTTCGTATGTAAATAATATTAATACTATCGAAGGCGGAACGCACGTAACCGGGTTCAGGTCGGCACTTACGCGGACTTTAAACCAATATGCTGCTAATATCAACAAAAAAAATAACAAAGTGCAACTTGTTGGCGATGACTTCCGCGAAGGTTTGACTGCAATTATTTCAATCAAAGTTGCCGAACCGCAATTCGAAGGTCAAACCAAGACTAAGCTCGGAAACGGCGAAGTGGAAGGGATTGTCAGAACAATCGTTAATGACAAACTAAATCAATATCTTGATTTGAACCCTGCTGCCGCCAAGCGAATTATCGAAAAGGCACAATTAGCAGCTGAAGCCAGAATTGCAGCAAAAAAATCTCGTGAACTTGTTCGTCGCAAAAATGCACTCGAAAACTCTACATTGCCCGGCAAACTTGCCGATTGCTCTTTGAATTCGCCTGTTGATACGGAAATTTACATAGTCGAAGGTGATTCGGCGGGCGGTTCGGCTAAACAAGGTCGTGACAGACGTTTCCAAGCTATTTTACCTCTAAAAGGTAAGATTTTGAACGTTCAAAAAGCACGTATCAATAAAATTTTGGAAAATGAAGAAATCAGGACAATCATCACCGCACTCGGCTCGGGTTTTGGTGAAGATTTCGACCCTGAAAAATTACGCTATGGCAAAATCATTTTGATGGCGGATGCCGATGTTGACGGTTCGCATATTCGTACGCTGCTTCTGACATTGTTTTTCAACTATATGAAAGATTTGATTTTGGATGGGAAACTTTATATTGCTCAACCGCCACTTTATAAACTCAAAAAGGGGAGACTCGAGTATTACGCTTATAATGATGCCCAAAGAGATGAACTATTAGACAGAATCCGCAAGGAAACATCCAAAAATAAGGTCGAAGAACCTGTAGTTGAACCAACAAACGATGACCAAGCTGAAGAGGAATCTGAAAATGAATTGATTATGGAAGCTAAAAAAGACGGTATCCAGATTTCAAGATTTAAAGGTCTTGGCGAAATGAATCCCGACCAACTATGGGATACTACTATGAATCCCGAAACAAGGACTTTGCTGCAAGTAACCTTAGGCGAAGCTATCCAAGCATCTATGGTATTCCAAACGCTTATGGGCGACAAAGTTGAACCCCGACGTGAATTTATCGAACGTAATGCACATTATGTCAAAAATTTGGATGTATAATGAATAAGTTTCATTTTTTAATCGCTTTAATGATTTTTTTATCGTCTTCGGCATTGATTGCACAGCCACGTGAAATCGCAGAAGCTTTCATTGTGGATTATTTTGAAGGCAAAATTGCAGAAACACACGATAAGTTAGATTCTACCGCTCGAACACAAATCACAGTTGAGCAATTAACTATGATTATTGGGCAAATTGATGCACAATTGGGTAAGTTGAAGTCCATAAATGAGCCTGCATATCAATCATACGGCGGGAATGATGTTTTTGTTTTTCCCGTTGTTTTTGAAAAAGGAGAGCTTGACATAACAGTTGCCGTTAGGAAGAGTAGTGAAATTTCTACTTTCTATATGGCACCGCGTGCAAATACTCTCCCGTATCAAGTACCTGAATATGCTGACACGACCAAATTCTCCGAAGTTGATATAACTTTTAATCAAGATAGGTTCATTTTGCCCGGCACGATTTCCATCCCTGATGCGAAAAATGAAAAAGTACCCGTAGTGATACTTGTTCATGGGTCAGGTGCTCATGATAGAGATGAATCAATCGGACCAAATAAGACATTCCGCGATATAGCATGGGGACTATCATCGAAGGGTGTAGCAGTGTTGAGATATGAAAAGAGAACTTATACTTATGGCAACGAAATCGCCGATTATATAGATAAATTGGATTTGTCATTTGAAGTCATTGATGATGCTGTTGCTGCAGCACAGTATTTGTATGATAATGCAGATAAATACAATATTGACAAAAATCGAATATTCGTACTTGGACACAGCCTTGGTGGTGGGTTATTGCCCCGAATTGATGCTCGGCAACCAAAATTGAAGGGTTTAATATCTTTAGCAGGCATGGGTAGAAGAGTAGAAAATGTGCTCGTTGACCAATATGGATATTTGTTCGCACTTGATGGTGAGTTCACAGAAGAAGAACAGAAAATGCTTGAAGAATTGAAAAGCAAACTTAAAATTGCCTTATCTCCCGATTTGAACGTATCAACTTCGCGTGACTCTTTACCATTAAGTTTACCGGCACATTATTGGCTTGATTTCCGTACAATGGACGGAGCAAAAGAGGCGAAATCTATCACAAAACCAATACTTGTATTGCATGGCGAACGTGATTATCAAGTGACTCAGGAGGATTTCGATATATGGAAAGAGGCGCTTAAAAACAATAAACAAGCGAAATTTATTTCATATCCGGGGCTTAATCACCTTTTCTTATTTGGTGAGCAAAAAAGCAATCCTCAAGAGTATTATATCAGAGGTAATGTCAATCAGAAGGTTATCGAAGATATTGTTAACTGGATTCAAACAGTTAAGTGATATTTCTTAATAATACTTCGTACATTAACTAAAAATTAACATAAATTGAATAAGTTTGTATCTGTTATGTTAACCAAATACAAATCGAATATTTATGCAAAATGAAACAAGTTATATGACCGAAATGCCTAATGTTAAAGGTACTCCTGCAAAATTAGTTGCCATAGTTGATGACGAACCGGATATTGTCGAGTTGCTTTCTATCCATTTGGTAAAAGCCGGATATAAAGTAAAATCATTCGAAGATGCCGAGAGTTTATTCAGATTTTTAAAAACCAATATTCCGGATTTATTCATTTTGGATTTGATGCTGCCCGATGCTGACGGATTTGAAATCTGTAAATATCTCAAAAAAGAAGAAAAATATTCGAATATTCCGGTGATTATGCTTACAGCAAGAACCGATGAAATGGACAAGGTTCTTGGCTTGGAACTCGGTGCAGATGATTACGTCACCAAACCATTTTCGCCTCGCGAGCTTGTTGCAAGGGTCAAAGTTGTATTACGTCGTGATGATAAGTCTGCAAAATCACAAAAAATCAAAATTGGTGATATACTC from Candidatus Kapaibacterium sp. includes the following:
- the dnaN gene encoding DNA polymerase III subunit beta translates to MKFRASLIEFQQALSKTLPAIPRKATIPILEHLYFSIEDNTLSIIGTDQNITIMTSIKVDAEDEGKVLVPAKMLDDLVKTLGHSGDLEFITDTNNYEIKLLVERGKYNMKGLNPIEYLDLPELFESKKPDFEAAKQEGTIESGISTAFFIKEDIVRLAEKTLIAVSDDEYRPAMTGILLQFRENYVNAVSTDSYRLVKATVHADKVSFPQNFDVILPSKSMELLVKTDSDLIMSFIESFGKVTHARFDAGNTIFITRVINEKFPPYESVIPQNNAILLTVDRKQVLLAIKSVSLFANNITKQIKLHAVNNTLTLHAEDEETGKSGKRELPCDLNHESFEIGFNFKYLEEAFNNVEESETEDNLVIMSFSEPNKPALIRPKSEKEELLMLVMPVRIS
- the gyrB gene encoding DNA topoisomerase (ATP-hydrolyzing) subunit B; this encodes MKENEILPEMASRNDYSEDSIKVLEGLEAVRKRPAMYIGDTGERGLHHLIQEVVDNSIDEALAGFCKNITVKIHKNGACSVQDDGRGIPTGPHPIKKISTLQVVMCTLHAGGKFDKNTYKVSGGLHGVGVSCVNALSEYAEVVVKRDGKEFRQTYAEGIPTSEVIEVGKTDDRGTYVYFVPDKTLFKTVEFKYDKTSERLRELAFLNPEVTITFIDERPEDGQIEDVFHYEGGIVDFVKYIDSHNSQLVDIIYIKGVEPGETGAETVAEIAFQYNNAYNENVISYVNNINTIEGGTHVTGFRSALTRTLNQYAANINKKNNKVQLVGDDFREGLTAIISIKVAEPQFEGQTKTKLGNGEVEGIVRTIVNDKLNQYLDLNPAAAKRIIEKAQLAAEARIAAKKSRELVRRKNALENSTLPGKLADCSLNSPVDTEIYIVEGDSAGGSAKQGRDRRFQAILPLKGKILNVQKARINKILENEEIRTIITALGSGFGEDFDPEKLRYGKIILMADADVDGSHIRTLLLTLFFNYMKDLILDGKLYIAQPPLYKLKKGRLEYYAYNDAQRDELLDRIRKETSKNKVEEPVVEPTNDDQAEEESENELIMEAKKDGIQISRFKGLGEMNPDQLWDTTMNPETRTLLQVTLGEAIQASMVFQTLMGDKVEPRREFIERNAHYVKNLDV
- a CDS encoding response regulator transcription factor, which encodes MQNETSYMTEMPNVKGTPAKLVAIVDDEPDIVELLSIHLVKAGYKVKSFEDAESLFRFLKTNIPDLFILDLMLPDADGFEICKYLKKEEKYSNIPVIMLTARTDEMDKVLGLELGADDYVTKPFSPRELVARVKVVLRRDDKSAKSQKIKIGDILEIDLQKYDIFVEGVKVELTSTEFRILKLLSERKGWVYARDQILDYLGVQDKGVLDRTVDVHIKNLREKLGVAGKFIKNIRGVGYKLEV
- the recF gene encoding DNA replication and repair protein RecF (All proteins in this family for which functions are known are DNA-binding proteins that assist the filamentation of RecA onto DNA for the initiation of recombination or recombinational repair.) gives rise to the protein MKIHKIHIVNLRNHADNLIELSPSTNIIHGLNGSGKTTILESVALASHSKSFQPTDDKNLIRWAENRYFVNVFADYDMDIAYEISINYNRGSRKQINSSKGENLYPKDIIGEMPIVILTPDYKAITFGSPQDRRQFIDTVLSQASKYYVDAILKQKKYLKHRNAILGQFAREHRIDEKLLATATDFFISYSSDVIYKRFQFINEFIPFFKQSYAEITDSAELVELRYKPDNIEFSPSAKIEKSEITEQLVKASKNLYQNELRRGTTLFGPQKDDIDIFINQGLAKDAASQGQHKSLLISLKFAEFEFLKTVVRETPIILLDDIFSELDAARSQKVLELLLTKNAQTLITVTEPDKFLNWQKDKSNFKIISLSEGRIVT
- a CDS encoding DUF721 domain-containing protein, with amino-acid sequence MSSDKNINPLNKLVEQFAASRGLTELYILGEIQYYWEDLLGKAFAKQVHAVRLKDKKLYLTTQSASHRMELEIRKNEIKDLINAKIGKGIVVSEVVIR
- a CDS encoding dienelactone hydrolase family protein; protein product: MNKFHFLIALMIFLSSSALIAQPREIAEAFIVDYFEGKIAETHDKLDSTARTQITVEQLTMIIGQIDAQLGKLKSINEPAYQSYGGNDVFVFPVVFEKGELDITVAVRKSSEISTFYMAPRANTLPYQVPEYADTTKFSEVDITFNQDRFILPGTISIPDAKNEKVPVVILVHGSGAHDRDESIGPNKTFRDIAWGLSSKGVAVLRYEKRTYTYGNEIADYIDKLDLSFEVIDDAVAAAQYLYDNADKYNIDKNRIFVLGHSLGGGLLPRIDARQPKLKGLISLAGMGRRVENVLVDQYGYLFALDGEFTEEEQKMLEELKSKLKIALSPDLNVSTSRDSLPLSLPAHYWLDFRTMDGAKEAKSITKPILVLHGERDYQVTQEDFDIWKEALKNNKQAKFISYPGLNHLFLFGEQKSNPQEYYIRGNVNQKVIEDIVNWIQTVK